One genomic region from Xenopus laevis strain J_2021 chromosome 2L, Xenopus_laevis_v10.1, whole genome shotgun sequence encodes:
- the LOC108707594 gene encoding olfactory receptor 52Z1 has product MDLTKTRNTNMEPGVSNQSLFFSYTEFTLLGFPGISQWRPLLAIPFFSVYLVILSGNSLIICLICIKKTLHSPMYLIISVLFAININVSTAILPKFLLDLLFHLNQVSLTGCLLQMFFIYFMAVCESNVMLLMSLDRYVAICRPLRYHNIMTKRLLVSLTFMLLIRSFVLVCPLVVFTSMIQFCKSNIILNFACENMALLSLACGGTTRPQIAGLIIRILVAVIDVSLILISYTSIIYTVMKTATGKSRHKALNTCGTHLLVAMVVYACGLVSSIVYRMETTLSTDVKNLFTAIYLLMPAVLNPFIYGLRVSEIRKRLVEYWRKKMNKLFS; this is encoded by the exons ATGGACCTGACTAAAACTAGAAACACAAATATGGAGCCAGGAGTCTCCAACCAGTCTTTATTTTTCTCCTACACTGAGTTTACTCTCTTGGGTTTCCCTGGAATATCTCAATGGAGACCCCTCCTGGCAATCCCATTCTTTTCTGTGTACTTAGTTATCCTGAGTGGAAATTCTCTCATCATCTGCTTAATCTGCATTAAGAAGACACTCCATTCCCCCATGTACTTGATTATCTCGGTGCTCTTTGCCATTAACATCAACGTGTCTACTGCCATATTGCCCAAATTCCTCCTAGACTTGTTATTTCATCTCAACCAAGTTTCCCTGACTGGCTGTCTTCTGCAgatgttttttatttactttatggcAGTCTGTGAGTCTAATGTTATGCTATTAATGTCCTTAGACAGATACGTAGCAATCTGTAGGCCACTGCGTTATCATAACATCATGACAAAGAGGCTCCTGGTCTCACTGACATTCATGTTACTGATTCGGAGCTTTGTACTTGTTTGTCCATTAGTCG tatttacctCTATGATCCAGTTCTGCAAGTCAAACATCATCCTGAACTTTGCATGTGAAAACATGGCACTTCTCAGTCTTGCATGTGGAGGCACCACCAGACCACAGATTGCTGGGTTGATTATACGCATTCTTGTTGCTGTGATTGATGTCAGTCTAATCCTGATCTCCTACACAAGCATAATCTACACGGTCATGAAAACTGCCACTGGGAAATCCCGTCACAAAGCTCTAAACACCTGTGGGACACACTTGCTGGTGGCAATGGTGGTCTATGCATGCGGACTGGTCTCTTCCATTGTGTACAGGATGGAGACAACTCTTTCAACAGATGTTAAGAATCTATTCACTGCAATATATCTACTTATGCCC